Within Anopheles nili chromosome 3, idAnoNiliSN_F5_01, whole genome shotgun sequence, the genomic segment ttttatggtGTAAAATACCCTCAATAGTCATAGAATAGTATTATTCTTACACTAGAAAATTTGCCCCTTGCGCAACACTTTTCGCAGCGGATATCAATCCCTCCGTCCATTGGTGATTACGCTTGTAGAATTCCTTTGCCGAAGCTGTGCCTTTGCCGAGAGAAACTATTTCTGATTGCAGTAAACGTGATTTTTGGACCAAAATTCGAATCGCTTGCATCAAGCTCGTACAGGCATCGAgaattttttcatttacttcTAATTTAATACCCGAATCAGACGCACGGGATTTAGAAAGCATTTCCTACATATTAAgcatacataaaaataaataattttcagTTACAGATCTGATTCAACGTAAATAATTATCGTTACAAACCTCAATTCGAGAAGCGGCTTCTTCAATCGCTTTATCCATGCTGCTCAGCTCTGATTCAACCATATCGCCAAGATTTTCAGTACCATCCGTTTGTTTGCCAAGATCTACGATCATGCTAGTTATCTCTTCTAGCTTGATCTTAAGATCAGATATACGCTCACTAACCGTACTAGCTTCACTTGTTTTCTGCAATGCTTGGAAAAGAGTATTGATCGACTGGCCAAGTTTCTTTAACTCATCTGCAATGCCTGTGGAATTGGAAAAATGGTATTAATTAAAGTCGCAAGATCCTTTTAAAGCTTATTGCTCCCCTATACAAACAACACTATACTCACAAAGATGTAGAACCATtaaagaagcaagaaaaataatgcagcaaaaaaagaatgcagcagaaaaaaatcatcaaacaataaaaatgatatATTGTTGTTCATGCTTTTCAATGATAATTACAGTTAAAAAAATAGTAATGAGTAGTATTTCTACTATAAAAACTCTTTACATTTCCATGAAGAAagaatgtgtttttgtgcagaaacaaattatcatcACACCTTTGTTAAATCGTTCATGGTAATCTTGACTTTATGTGCGACTAATGCTACATAATTCTTAGTCATGAGAATTTAACAACTGCTCATAGAaagtgaaacttttttttatgatcatCAGATTGATCACAGGCTGTTAGTATGATGAGGTACCATATTGACTTCAAAATATATGAATAAAGAACAACTAGTAATCAAAGTATGCACATATGTTGTATCGCGTTGGCCATCATATCGTAAAATATTAAGGTATAAGATAAGATACAATACAATTAAGatacaatttaatttgaacACTGGTTATATTTGCTTTAATTAAAcagcaaattaaaaaatgaatattccAATAGCTAATGTATGTATACTTACGTTCACCGCTTTCTATATTAGCTGATCTGTTGCAGATAGTCATTCCTTGAACATGCGCCGAAGCAAGTAAATGTGCTCCAATAATAACCTTTCGAGCCAGTGATTCAACATTCGTAGAATTGTCATTCAAGTAATTCTCATGAACCATCTTGAGTTTAGTTAACACCTCCTGCAATTCTTCAGAAATCATCAAAAAGTAGGTTGGTGTGCCCCCGGCCCCGGGCATTTCATTTTCGCCGATCGCACGCAGCGTAAGTTTTTCGGAGGACTTAATGCAGGCTTCGAGTAGTGTACGGAGTGCGGTTTCTCCACTGATTTTGCAGTCGACGAGTGCTGCTTCCTTTGATGCTACCTTCTGCAGAGCCGCCTGTAGTGTATGTTCGGTTTGCTCCTGTTGGTGAAGTAAATCTTGCAGATCAGATTCGATCGATTCCTTTTCGGAAAGCAATCGTTCCATATTTGCATCTAGACTCTGTGGTAGATGACGCGGGAAGAATCcggtgtcattttttttgttgcaaatagcgccaaaaatggaaaggaaaatatttttttaaaatttgatcGTTTCtattaaataacaaaaacactgGCGATCAGTTACCACAAATGGCAAATCCCTACTGATGAGAAGCCATGAACAGTGTTACATACAACGACTCGATACTCGATACCTGTATATCTGTATTCGTGATTGTAGTGATTGAGTTGCAAATATGGCAAAATGAATGACAAAGTTGAAATACCACACCAGACTAGCATATATTGTGAAGATAGATTAGTGAAACTTTTGCTAAGATGAGTTTTCTAAATGGTGATGTTCGGTTTCTATTGTATTTCAAATTACCTGATATTTATCTTCCAGCTCTTTATGCTTAATAGTCAGCTCTTCCAATTCATGATCTTTTTGTTCAAGTACTGATTTAAGATCTTTCTCGAGTGAATCAAAGTCCGATTGCTTTTGAGAAGATTCTGTTTGGAGCAATAGGTACTGTTCCCATGTCTGCTGCTTCTCGTCAGTTATTATATCCCTTTCCGTAGCAAGTACGGATagtttttcgttcatttctgTCTGCATAGAATCAAAACGAACCAGTTCCGCTTCATGTGCTCTATTGAACTCATCCGATTGTGACACATTAACTGCTTCTAGGTCCGTACATTTTTGTTGAAGAGCACAGTTTTCCGTACGCAATTGTTCAATTTTAGCGGAGAGATCTgcaaggaaaatgaaacaaaatgaattaaaGCTTTCATACACATATTATTTAAACACATATATAATACATTAATCAacactattttattttttaataaactgtttaagttttcTATAAAAAGCACTTACTTATGTTTTATAATTCGTAGATAAAAAGGCATGCattttaaacataaataaaaagatAACATATAAACAATTCATATAGGAAAAGGAAGTTTTAACAAGTTCTCTTGTGCAATAATAAAATTCTTACCATGAATTTCGTGTAACTTACCGAGaattgtttgattattttcatcTACACTTCTTTGCAAAGATACTTCCTCCTTCGCGTAACTATCAGTCTTAAGCTCCAGTGcagcaatttttttcatgcattCTTCATACTTATGAAAAATGTCTTCCTTTTCACTTCGCATTTCAACCAAACGGTCCTCAAGAGAGCCCTTCTCGGAGGAAAGCAATTCACGATCGTGTTGCAAGGAATTCAATTCAGTTTCAAGCCGATCCAGGTTtatacgaagttgagcaaccTCTGCTTGACGGTTCGCTTCTACCTCATCATAGCGGCTCTGAAGGCTTTCACACTTATGCGTCATGGATTGCAACTGCTCGCTGATAGCCTCCTGCTCCTGACGCGCATCACTCGAACTTTGCTGAAGTGCATTCTGTACTAGCGCTTGCTTTTGTTCGAGATCTTCTAGCTGACATTGAAGTTCTTCCTTAGCTTTACTTGCCTCAGATGCTGCCTTTGTAGATGAAGCGAGCTGCTTGCTGATTTCACCATGCTACGCAGTGATCACAATGGTAATAAACAGCAATAAATAAGGATAAACGTGTTAGACTaagcataaacaaaaatagtagatagaatagAACCAATCATAATACAGAAATAAACAAGCTTAGTACAAtgacaaaaaatgaaatgtaatgaaaCACATCCGAAACGAACCTCTGCGTATTGATATCCATTCTCACTTGAAGGAAATATAGtgtaataaatgtttttacaATGATAGTACAAGTGGCATGAACCACCGATACGACGCAAAAAACAAAGTAATTTAGACACACCAAACGACGCCATTAGGAATGGTTAGAACTGAtgcaaaaaatcatccaaGCCTACTGCAACATACAGAGCAATTTCATCCCAACTAACCTTTTGAAAGCAAATAAGCTTATATTGATCGCTTCTCATCTTCAAGTTCGGTCAATGTTACATTTAATAATTATCCCGAAAAGCATGCAACGTGGAAATTGATAACAAATCATACATTgtataaaacacaaaaaaatgtatagcTTTTCAGCTAATttatattaaaacaaaatattgaaAAGGCACGTGCACTGGAATCATCCCAGTATCATACCCTAAGTACTTACCTGACGTAAGAGATTGACATGTTCGTCCCTTATCTGAGTGTACATCGATTTCAGCTTTTGGAATTTCTCTTCACTAGCCTTCGCTCGTTCCTCTTCAGCCAGAGCTCGTTCTACGTAACGTTGATAATTACATTTGAAAACGTGTTAATGCAGTTGTTCTAATAAAATTGATTGTCTTCTAGTGAATTGCTCCTGAAGGTATGctatgcattaaaaaaattgtaatttcTTTGAACTATTATTAGAAGTATTGATAATCCATAGAActgtgttttctctctcccgtGATAGTTGTCATAAGTATTTATTTCTATCATTTATCTTTAACCAGCATTGAGAggataatttgaataataaagaTAAGTCGCATCGTaagaacaataataataaaatcagCAAATATCAACCAGACATTCATGATGATGCAATACCGAAGCTAACAATACTAagtatattatttattttaaaacagtCATCGCTTCTGTTAGCGCACATAGACATTtaaagtggaaaacaaatgagTTAGAATGCATAGCCATGTCATTCTAATCGGAAATTATAATAGCATACCCTCAGAAGTAATTTTCCAAGACACAAGCTACTTTATTATAATGAAAGCTTAAGCATACTTTTACCATATTTTTAATATGTTCAAGTGATGTTGCTGCATCATCTACTTACGCTCCATTGTGGGTGCAGTTTGGGCACGCAATTCCAGCTCCTCTTTTTGAAACCGCAGATGTGTCAATTCACCCTGGCTCTGTGTCAGCTGGGCATTCAACGTGGCTATTTGGTCTTCCATTCGACACTGTATATCCCGTTGTTCAATAGAGATCGCTTTCAAATGATTGGACAACCGTTGCGTCTCCATCTGTAGATGACGTATAAGCTCGTCCCGCTCTTGAATTAATCGTTCCAGTTCCAACACTTGCGCCACCGGAACGACCGGTGTGCCACCAGACTGGTGATGGT encodes:
- the LOC128723417 gene encoding huntingtin-interacting protein 1-related protein; the encoded protein is MSLTDKEYYNLTMSISKALSNVEMPIKVKHVRAAIIGTFHSNGGHAFWAIAIRQPIQDNRIVAWKFCHLLHKILREGHPLCCQHSMRHRAMLLEAGKLWGHLDDGYGKCIKHYTKLLVTKLEFHDRNPRVPGSLSLRQGDLEKIGEGDINIYFQLAVELFDYMDDIIVLQATIFESITTFCVSSMTPAGQCRLAPLIPCIQDSNPLYDMLVRVMFKLHANLPLDLLTGHRQRFNILFKQLKSFYGQSRNLQYFVNLITVPKLPEVPPNFELQSDLGNYQTPVVVMPESDPTDNEPEPAAVDNLIVTAESAPPIPELPRHINHHQSGGTPVVPVAQVLELERLIQERDELIRHLQMETQRLSNHLKAISIEQRDIQCRMEDQIATLNAQLTQSQGELTHLRFQKEELELRAQTAPTMEQRALAEEERAKASEEKFQKLKSMYTQIRDEHVNLLRQMRSDQYKLICFQKHGEISKQLASSTKAASEASKAKEELQCQLEDLEQKQALVQNALQQSSSDARQEQEAISEQLQSMTHKCESLQSRYDEVEANRQAEVAQLRINLDRLETELNSLQHDRELLSSEKGSLEDRLVEMRSEKEDIFHKYEECMKKIAALELKTDSYAKEEVSLQRSVDENNQTILDLSAKIEQLRTENCALQQKCTDLEAVNVSQSDEFNRAHEAELVRFDSMQTEMNEKLSVLATERDIITDEKQQTWEQYLLLQTESSQKQSDFDSLEKDLKSVLEQKDHELEELTIKHKELEDKYQSLDANMERLLSEKESIESDLQDLLHQQEQTEHTLQAALQKVASKEAALVDCKISGETALRTLLEACIKSSEKLTLRAIGENEMPGAGGTPTYFLMISEELQEVLTKLKMVHENYLNDNSTNVESLARKVIIGAHLLASAHVQGMTICNRSANIESGERIADELKKLGQSINTLFQALQKTSEASTVSERISDLKIKLEEITSMIVDLGKQTDGTENLGDMVESELSSMDKAIEEAASRIEEMLSKSRASDSGIKLEVNEKILDACTSLMQAIRILVQKSRLLQSEIVSLGKGTASAKEFYKRNHQWTEGLISAAKSVAQGANFLVTAANKTVAGGAKHQLDLVVAAQEIAACTAQLVVASRVKAPRSSANLTALGTASKNVTQATGIVVATAKDSSQRLEDSQDLDLGTLTVHQAKTKEMEIQVKVLELEQALQVERMRLASFRKKNYQQPVEE